A region of Saccharococcus thermophilus DNA encodes the following proteins:
- a CDS encoding AAA family ATPase — protein sequence MSYQAAKEELKDVILAGYPLLYVVTEDERPVVETFHWIAKQDSLQYDVFTWNYSSGLVLEAETIRKEDIRNPFQMFKKIKEYPHNAIFVLHDLHIFFQNKELLLELKDTVLHITVPMTKEFSWKRYSDVDHCIYKHIAITAPKAEIPLELNKLIHVVRFGLPGRDEIAEMIDIIIKKTNSHYQMDREEKERLINASLGLTETEIFNAYIKSMLRNNGKIEPKTVASEKRQIVEKQGVLEYYEPDVSLNEIGGLKPLIDWVKKRKIAYNEVIRKKYGLNLPKGLLMTGVQGCGKSYMAKAIANFLEFPMLRLDIGALMNKWLGESEENMRKAIQLAENISPCVLFIDEIDKVIPDPTSTNTHEVSKRILSTLLTWMQEKKHPVFVVATANNIEHLPPEIMRKGRFDEIFFIDLPEKQERKEIFAIHLKKKGYQPEKFDLDLLAEKTEGFSGSEIEAVINESIFQAAYDQKTLEMPYLLKEIGQTSPLSQTMGEKLKHIQEWAQKNKLRRAN from the coding sequence ATGAGTTATCAAGCGGCAAAGGAAGAACTGAAGGACGTCATTTTGGCGGGATATCCCCTTTTGTATGTCGTGACAGAAGATGAACGTCCAGTAGTGGAGACGTTTCATTGGATTGCCAAACAAGATTCATTGCAATACGATGTGTTTACATGGAACTATTCTAGCGGGCTAGTGTTGGAAGCGGAAACGATTCGCAAAGAGGATATACGGAATCCCTTTCAGATGTTCAAAAAAATTAAAGAATACCCACACAACGCGATCTTCGTTCTCCATGATTTGCATATTTTCTTTCAAAATAAAGAATTGTTGCTCGAATTAAAAGATACGGTATTGCATATTACAGTGCCGATGACGAAGGAGTTTTCATGGAAGCGTTATTCCGATGTCGATCATTGTATTTACAAGCATATTGCCATTACCGCACCAAAGGCGGAAATTCCGTTAGAATTAAATAAATTGATTCATGTGGTGCGCTTTGGGCTGCCTGGGCGGGACGAAATCGCAGAGATGATTGACATTATTATAAAAAAAACCAACAGCCATTATCAGATGGATCGAGAAGAAAAAGAGCGGCTTATTAATGCATCGCTAGGGTTAACGGAAACCGAGATTTTTAACGCCTATATCAAATCGATGTTGCGAAATAATGGAAAAATCGAACCGAAAACGGTTGCTAGTGAAAAGCGGCAAATTGTTGAAAAACAAGGGGTGCTAGAGTATTACGAGCCAGACGTGTCATTAAATGAAATTGGAGGGCTGAAGCCGTTAATTGATTGGGTGAAGAAACGAAAAATTGCTTACAATGAAGTGATTCGCAAAAAATACGGATTAAATTTGCCTAAAGGACTGTTAATGACAGGAGTGCAAGGATGCGGGAAAAGTTACATGGCAAAAGCAATCGCCAACTTCCTAGAATTTCCGATGCTTCGTTTAGATATCGGGGCGTTGATGAACAAATGGCTCGGAGAAAGCGAAGAAAATATGCGCAAAGCGATTCAGCTGGCGGAAAACATTTCCCCTTGCGTTTTGTTCATTGATGAAATCGATAAAGTGATCCCAGACCCGACCAGCACCAATACCCATGAAGTTAGTAAGCGGATTTTATCTACCTTGCTTACGTGGATGCAAGAAAAAAAGCATCCAGTTTTTGTTGTGGCTACGGCAAACAATATTGAACATCTTCCTCCAGAAATTATGCGTAAAGGGAGATTTGATGAAATTTTCTTTATCGATCTGCCGGAAAAACAAGAGCGTAAAGAGATTTTTGCCATTCATTTAAAGAAAAAAGGATATCAACCAGAGAAGTTTGATCTAGATCTGCTTGCGGAAAAAACAGAAGGATTTTCTGGCAGTGAAATCGAGGCGGTAATTAACGAAAGTATTTTTCAAGCCGCCTATGACCAAAAAACGTTAGAAATGCCGTATTTGTTGAAAGAAATCGGCCAAACAAGCCCGTTGAGCCAAACAATGGGGGAAAAATTGAAACACATTCAAGAATGGGCGCAAAAAAATAAACTGAGACGGGCGAACTAA
- a CDS encoding ISL3 family transposase, giving the protein MLSIPLGLPEFKVIKQELLSYGYAIHVEKTETQERCPHCGFATSSVHDRRTRKVRDLAIFHQPVYLFVKVKRYRCWNCSQVFSASLESIPPNQHYTNRFCEYLYELCEGSTIQEVSRKHRIPYTTLERIYYSIASKKAKERQAAKGASFQEGMVLSLDEIAVKKGHQYETVLMDAKAGSVMGMHADRQCDSAINLLSQNVLSKEMVQTVILDMWEPYHKAVRALFPSASIVIDKYHVVQKVTQALDQARKEFYPLKKARYLLLKGCEKLRKDQRLRLDDILEEYPALSIAYYLKELFRDFYRTDGYNEAKERLEEWIKLAKQSPFASFQEAANTLERWKEPILSYFLCPYTNARIEGTNHKIKNIKRRAYGYRNLERFRLRVFLECTGNTTGSQAA; this is encoded by the coding sequence GTGCTTTCTATACCACTAGGATTGCCAGAATTTAAAGTTATTAAACAAGAACTTCTTTCCTATGGTTATGCGATTCATGTAGAGAAAACAGAGACACAGGAACGTTGCCCTCATTGTGGGTTTGCCACTTCCTCTGTCCACGACAGACGGACAAGAAAAGTACGGGATTTGGCGATTTTCCATCAACCGGTGTACTTGTTCGTAAAGGTAAAGCGCTATCGGTGCTGGAATTGTTCCCAAGTGTTTTCCGCCTCTTTGGAATCGATTCCACCCAATCAACACTACACCAATCGATTTTGTGAGTACTTGTATGAACTTTGTGAAGGCTCCACCATTCAAGAGGTTAGCCGAAAGCACCGCATCCCATATACGACATTGGAACGCATCTATTACTCCATCGCATCGAAAAAAGCAAAAGAGCGCCAAGCAGCAAAGGGGGCATCTTTTCAGGAAGGGATGGTGCTTAGCTTAGATGAAATCGCTGTAAAAAAGGGACATCAGTATGAAACCGTATTGATGGATGCCAAAGCCGGATCGGTCATGGGAATGCATGCCGATCGCCAATGTGACTCCGCCATCAACTTGTTGAGCCAAAATGTCCTGTCGAAAGAAATGGTCCAAACGGTGATTCTTGACATGTGGGAACCTTATCATAAGGCGGTTCGCGCCCTGTTTCCATCTGCTTCGATTGTCATCGATAAGTACCATGTGGTTCAAAAAGTGACACAAGCCTTGGATCAAGCAAGAAAGGAATTTTATCCATTGAAAAAGGCTCGATATCTTCTCTTAAAAGGCTGTGAAAAGCTTCGTAAGGACCAACGGCTTCGATTAGACGATATCTTGGAGGAGTATCCGGCACTTTCCATTGCTTATTATCTGAAAGAGTTGTTTCGGGATTTTTACCGAACCGATGGATATAACGAAGCAAAGGAACGCTTGGAAGAATGGATTAAGTTAGCCAAACAGAGCCCTTTTGCTTCTTTTCAGGAAGCAGCCAACACGCTTGAAAGGTGGAAGGAGCCTATTCTTTCCTACTTTTTGTGCCCATATACAAATGCCCGGATCGAGGGGACGAATCACAAGATCAAAAACATCAAACGCCGGGCATATGGCTATCGAAATCTAGAACGGTTTCGTTTGCGTGTATTTCTGGAGTGTACAGGGAACACTACAGGTAGTCAGGCTGCTTAA
- a CDS encoding trans-sulfuration enzyme family protein, translating to MAKRDNREELNLEGLRTETLVVHGDDWVTNDKTVAPAIYYTATFRAHNSSEFAEMAGTPRHARYYTRYGNPVHERVTKIMAELEGTETALVTGSGMGAIATTILALVSAGDHVIAQTRHYMSTAKIMDEMLPRFGVEVTLVEQADINAFAEAIRPNTKLIMVETPANPTLVLTDLAAVVELARPHGIIVVADNTFASPINQRPHDLGVDIVIHSATKYLGGHHDLTAGVICTSKELAERIWHTHISIGSVLSPMDAWLLLRGLRTLPIRMERINANALALAEFLEQQPQVERVYYPGLPSHPQHELAKRQMRGFGAVIAFAIKGGYEETQRFVSALKLPPNAVSLGGVDSLVVHTAAMWEGVMTEEQMKTAGIPSNFVRFSVGIEHIDDLKADVWQALQVV from the coding sequence ATGGCCAAACGTGATAATCGTGAAGAGTTGAATCTTGAAGGACTCCGAACCGAAACCTTGGTCGTGCATGGCGATGATTGGGTCACCAATGATAAGACGGTGGCTCCAGCAATTTACTACACAGCTACGTTTCGCGCACATAATTCCAGTGAATTTGCGGAAATGGCGGGAACGCCCCGTCATGCTCGGTATTACACGCGTTACGGTAATCCAGTGCATGAGCGTGTAACGAAGATTATGGCTGAACTGGAAGGCACAGAAACCGCGCTGGTCACTGGCTCGGGGATGGGGGCAATTGCTACGACCATTCTAGCTCTAGTCAGTGCAGGAGATCATGTGATTGCACAGACGCGGCATTATATGAGTACCGCCAAGATCATGGATGAGATGCTGCCGCGATTTGGTGTGGAAGTGACTCTGGTTGAACAAGCGGACATCAACGCCTTTGCGGAAGCGATACGGCCTAACACGAAGCTCATCATGGTAGAGACGCCAGCTAACCCGACTTTGGTGTTGACGGATTTGGCTGCTGTGGTGGAGCTGGCGCGCCCGCATGGAATTATCGTCGTGGCCGATAACACGTTCGCGTCGCCGATCAATCAGCGTCCTCACGATTTAGGCGTCGATATCGTCATTCATAGCGCAACAAAATATTTGGGCGGACACCATGATTTGACAGCTGGTGTCATTTGCACCAGCAAGGAGTTAGCCGAGCGCATTTGGCACACGCATATTTCCATCGGTTCCGTCCTCTCGCCAATGGATGCATGGCTGCTATTGCGTGGTCTGCGTACGCTTCCGATACGGATGGAACGCATTAATGCCAACGCCTTAGCCTTGGCTGAGTTTCTGGAGCAGCAGCCACAGGTAGAGCGTGTCTATTATCCTGGCCTTCCTAGCCATCCGCAACACGAGTTGGCAAAACGTCAAATGCGAGGGTTCGGAGCAGTCATTGCCTTTGCCATTAAAGGCGGTTATGAAGAGACTCAGCGATTTGTTTCTGCGTTGAAACTGCCGCCTAACGCGGTGAGTCTGGGAGGGGTCGACTCCCTTGTAGTACATACAGCGGCGATGTGGGAAGGAGTGATGACCGAGGAGCAGATGAAGACAGCTGGGATTCCGTCCAATTTCGTAAGATTCTCGGTCGGCATCGAGCACATCGATGACCTGAAAGCGGATGTGTGGCAGGCGCTGCAGGTAGTTTAA